Genomic window (Rossellomorea aquimaris):
TGTGCCGGAAGGTGTTGTAAAATCATTCAAAGCCCTGATTCCTGCAACGATTATCTTGATTCTTGTTGGACTTATTCAAGCTCTCTTAACTTCTTTTGCAGAAAAAAGCATCTTTGAAATCGTGTTTACCGTGGTTCAGGAACCACTGCAAGCCGTCTCCAACTCACTGCCATCGGCCATTGTCGTTGCTTTCTTAAATCATTTCCTTTGGTTCTTCGGCTTACATGGCACAAACATATTAGGTCCGATCATCGAACCGATCTATCTACCGTTAATTGAGAAAAATCAGCAGCTCTTCGCTGACGGCATGAGTGCCTTCGACGTTCCTTACATTGTGACGAAACCATTCTTCGATGCGTACGTGTACATGGGTGGATCCGGTACGACGATCGCCTTGATCATCGCCATCTTCCTTGTAGTGAAAACGAAGCATTACCGCACAGTCGGAAAACTGTCTGCTGCACCCGGTGTCTTCAATATTAATGAACCGGTCATCTTTGGTCTGCCAATCGTGTTAAACCCGCTTATGTTTATTCCGTTTTTACTTGTACCTGTCGTATTGACCGTTACATCTTACCTGGCACTGAGCTTAGGAATTGTACCCAAAACCGTCGCGATTGTTCCTTGGACGACACCACCGATCATCAGTGGTTACCTTGTAACCGGCGGATCCTGGAGTGGAATCGTTCTTCAACTCGTGAACCTGACGATCGCCACACTCATGTACATTCCATTCCTGCTTGCATCTGAACGTGCCCAATTAAAGAAAACGACTGAAACGAGTGATAAAATCGCATGAATGCTGAACAACAAATGACCTTAGAAGAAATATCTTTTCATATCATTTTACACGCTGGAAACGCCCGGTCATCCGCCATGGAAGCCCTGCAAGCCGCCAAGAAAAAACAGTTCGAAACAGCAGAGGAAAAAATGGCCGAGGCAGCGAATGAAGTTCATCAGGCCCATCACTATCAAACTCAGTTACTTCAAAAAGAAGCAAGCGGTGACACACAGAATCCTACGATTCTATTGATTCATGCCCAGGATCATCTTATGAACGCCATCACCGTCAAAGAACTGGCCCAGGAAATCATCGAAATCCATCAAACCAAGTAAGGAGTGCTTCATATGAATATCATGCTGGTCTGCTCGGCAGGAATGTCAACGAGTATGTTAGTCCAAAAAATGCGTAAAGCCGCTGAAGAAAAAGGCCTTCAAGCCACCATTAACGCTACGTCTGAAGCTGACTTAAGCAATCACTTAGATAAACTTGATGTGATTCTCATCGGTCCCCAAGTCCGCTACCTATCATCTAAAATCATTGAAAAAGCTGAGCCCCATCATATTAAGGTGGATGTGATCGACGGGATGTCTTATGGGATGATGAATGGTGAGAAAGTGCTGGAACAGGCTGTGAATTTGTTGGGGAAATAATATTTTCTAGATTGAGAGTGACCTGTAATGGGTTGCTCTTTTTTAAGTTGAAGTACATGAAGAAAGTGTCCCCCATCAAGGAGGACACTTTCATTCGACTACATCACATCATAATCCGTCACATTACGCTCGACCACCCGTGCGCCTTCCACACTCACAAACATTCCGTTCGAACTTCCAAACACATTGGTCGCTATCAGATTATCCATCGCTGCTTTCACCGCCACCGTATCAATCGGCTCGATCGGGTCATTGATGGATAGCTTAGCTGACTTCCCCGTTTCGGTTGTAAATTCCAGTTCCAATACTTTTGCCATGTTGCATCTGCCTCCTTTCTATTAAA
Coding sequences:
- the celB gene encoding PTS cellobiose transporter subunit IIC; the encoded protein is MSKVMGFMESKFMPIAGRIGSQRHLVAIRDGFVSIMPLIIVGSLAVLLNNLPIDAFQNFMVSVFGESWKSVGGNMWNGSFAILGLLVAASISYHLAKSYHIDGLSAALVSIASLIILTPVTEDWGISYAWTGAQGIFVAVITSLLVTELFKVLIRSKFTISMPDGVPEGVVKSFKALIPATIILILVGLIQALLTSFAEKSIFEIVFTVVQEPLQAVSNSLPSAIVVAFLNHFLWFFGLHGTNILGPIIEPIYLPLIEKNQQLFADGMSAFDVPYIVTKPFFDAYVYMGGSGTTIALIIAIFLVVKTKHYRTVGKLSAAPGVFNINEPVIFGLPIVLNPLMFIPFLLVPVVLTVTSYLALSLGIVPKTVAIVPWTTPPIISGYLVTGGSWSGIVLQLVNLTIATLMYIPFLLASERAQLKKTTETSDKIA
- a CDS encoding PTS lactose/cellobiose transporter subunit IIA; amino-acid sequence: MNAEQQMTLEEISFHIILHAGNARSSAMEALQAAKKKQFETAEEKMAEAANEVHQAHHYQTQLLQKEASGDTQNPTILLIHAQDHLMNAITVKELAQEIIEIHQTK
- a CDS encoding PTS sugar transporter subunit IIB, whose amino-acid sequence is MNIMLVCSAGMSTSMLVQKMRKAAEEKGLQATINATSEADLSNHLDKLDVILIGPQVRYLSSKIIEKAEPHHIKVDVIDGMSYGMMNGEKVLEQAVNLLGK
- a CDS encoding DUF2922 domain-containing protein; amino-acid sequence: MAKVLELEFTTETGKSAKLSINDPIEPIDTVAVKAAMDNLIATNVFGSSNGMFVSVEGARVVERNVTDYDVM